AGGGTTTTGTTGGGTCCCGGGGTTTGTACGATGTCGCCGGTGAGGGCGCGTCTCAGTGTGCCGCCGTAGATGCCGATTTCTTCGGTGGGTACGATGACGAGGGGATTTTCGGGCAGTCGCTCAGAGACGGGGGGGAGTTTGCCCTGTTTGACCTGTTGTGAGAACATGGGGGCTTCGTTAAAGGTGCGGTGTTGGAGTATGGCGGGGTTGATTTTGAGGGGGGCACGGGTTTGAGGTGCTTGCTTTTGAGCGCTGGATGTGGATTGGGTGGGTATGTTCTGTCCCGGATCGGGAGCGAGGCATCCGAGTAAGAGAAGAGATAGGCAGAAGCAGGGTAAATGGTGGTTCATGTTAAACGCTAAGAGGCTCACTATGGGTATCCTGAATCGGGGCGAACGCGCTCCCGACTTTGTTCTTCCGATTATGGACGGTTCTCAAACGCGCTTTTATTCCCGCGCAGGCGGTCGTCCGACGCTTTTGATTTTTACCGGGGAAGAACGGGTTTTAGAAGGTTTAGAGCGTTCGGAAGAGGTAGATGTTTTTGTTATTAGTCCGTCGGAACCAGTACAGGTTAATGGTACTGTATTTATCGATAGTGAAAACGCGGTTGGCAAAGCTTATGGTCTCGATGGCGTTTTTGCCGCGTTTGCGCTGGATGCCAATCTGCGGGTTCTGTCGGGGATTGAGGATCCGAATGCGTTTGTTCAGATTTATAAGGCGTTTGAGAGTCTGCCTTCCCATCTGGCTCTTGATGTCGATGTCCAGGCGCCGGTTCTGCTTATTCCCAATGTTCTGACTTCGGATGTCTGCCAGGCGCTTATCAATGTGTGGGCGACAAAGGGCAATATAGAAACCGGTGTTGAAAGTTCCCAATCTGGCGTTCGGCGCGATGTTATTGATTATCAGAACAAAAAGCGGCGAGACCACGAGGTTACCGATGCCCGACTGTTGCGGTTGCTTACTTCTACGGTGGGGCGGCGGGTTATGCCCGAGGTACAGCGCGCTTTCCACTACCGGGCGACGCGTTTCGAGGGTTTCAAAATAGCGTGTTACGACTCGGAGAGTAGGGGTTTTTTTCACGCGCATCGCGATAATCTCAGTCCTTCAACTGCCCACCGTCGCTTTGCGCTTACGCTCAATCTCAATGACGATTATACAGGCGGTCATCTCGTTTTTCCCGAGTTTGGTCCCCACCGCTATCGCCCGCCAGCAGGCGATGCTATTGCGTTTTCCAGTTCTTTTCTCCACGAGGTCCAGCCCGTGACCCGGGGACGTCGGTTTACGTTGCTTTCGTTTTTGTTTCATGAGGAGCAGAGGCGGTAGCGAAACTCATACCATGTCCCAATCTGTGCGATGGCCTTCTTCGAGAAAGGCTGCCAGTAGTTGGATCGTGGCTTCGATGTCGTCTTTGTCGGCCAATTCGATAGAGGTATGGACGTACCGCGTGGGAATGGATAAGGTGATTACGGGTACTCCGGCTCGAATTCGCTGTATGCCACCTGCGTCTGTGCCGCCCCGGGGTAGTATTTCCATCTGGTATTTGATGTCGCGCTTTTTTGCGAGGGTTTTCATGTGTGCGACTAATCCCGGGTGTGAGATTGAGCTGGAGTCCTGTATTTTTATCGCAGCGCCTTCTCCCAGGCGCGTGACCTGTTCGTGTTCGGGGATGCCCGGTATGTCGGCTGCCAGTGTGATGTCCAGTGCTACGCCTACGTCTGGATTTACGCCAAAAGCACTCGCGGTTGCACCTCGCAGGCCGATTTCTTCCTGTACTGTGGCTACGGGATATGTTTCAAAGGCGAAGGATTCAGCCCGTTTTACGGCTTCGATCATGACATATACGGCGATCCGATTGTCCATGGCTTTGCAACTTACGCCGTTGCCGATTTCGACAAAGTCGCGTTGCAGTGTGACCATTGCGCCGATTTCGATTTCTTCTTTGACGTCGTCGGCTGACATGTAGAGATCTACGACAAAGTCGCTGACGTCCAGTTTTTTGTTGCGGTCGGCTTCTGTCTGGATATGCGGGGGTTTTACGCCGGGATACAACAGGCCGATGTGATCTTTTTCAATGCCGGCGACGGTGACGCGCTGTGCGACCATGTTGCGGGGATCGTGCCCGCCCAGGGGTACGAGGCGCAAGAGGCCCTGTTTGTCGATGTGGGATACGACAAAGCCTATTTCGTCCATGTGCGCGGCCAGCATTAGTTTTTTGGGGTTCTCGCCCGCGCTTGCGTTCTTTTTCATGATTAAGTTGCCCATCCCATCTACGCGAAGTTCATCTGCGATGGGTTCCAACTCTCGCCGCACGATTTCGCGCAGTCGCTCTTCGCGCCCAGGTACTCCCGAACATTCACACAATTCTTTTAATAGTTCCATGCTGATCTCCTGTTATTGATTATTGGTGATAGCCCTTGTGTTCCTCGCTGTGATTGCTCTGGGTTTTTTTGTATATTGTGTGCCCATTTTTACCAGTATATTTTCAACGAGGAGGACGATATGGCCAGGGCCAGTGTTTTTGTCAGTTCAGTGCTCGATGCTTCAGTAGATGCTGTGTGGAAAAAAATTCGCGATTTTAATGCGTTGCCCGAATGGCATCCCGCGATTGCAGATAGCCATATTGAAGGTGGTGAACCCAGCGATAGTGTGGGCTGTATTCGCAATTTTAATTTGCATGATGGCGGCAATATTCGCGAACAATTGCTGACGTTGAGCGATGTCACTTTTACGTGTACGTATTCTATTCTCGAGTCGCCTATGCCGGTTGAAGATTATGTGGCAACGCTGAGTTTGACGCCCATTACGGATGGCAATCGGACGTATATTCAGTGGACTGCAGAATTTGGCTGTCCGGCAGATGAAGAAGAGGAACTGGTCGATTTTGTCGGCAATGGGGTTTTTCAAGGTGGTTTTGATTCGCTGAAGGATATTCTCGCTGGATAGATTTACATCGATCCTTTGAGGGCCATTAGATCTACGGGGTCGGGATTTTCAAATACTGAGGCGGGTAATGCATCAAAGACGGCTATATCCGTATGCTTGCGTTCGCCTCTGCGCGTTGATCCGCGTCCGTCGGAGAGCAGGATGTTGCCGTGTTTTGTCCAGTTTGTCCACGGGCTGCGGAATCGCGGTTCTGCGTCCGATGCGTTGCGATAAAAAGCCCATTCTGTGACCAGGTTGTGTTCTTGATCTACCCATACGTCGTATTTATTTTGCGGCGTGACGCCGGTGTTTTGAAAGGTGAGGGTCAATTTGTGCGCGGGGCGGTCGTCCAGGGTTTTGTCTTCGCCGCTGTATTTTAAGGTGACGCCGGTGTCTTTCAATTTATAGGGCATGACGAGCCAGTAGGAGTCGTTGATCCACCGCCTGTAACCCTGGTTCATATATTTTTTTACTGAGTCGGGGTTTGTTTGCTCTGTTCCTCCAAACCAGACGCGGCCTTTTTTGGTGTTTATGTTCGTCAAGATGAGCATGTCCCCGTCTTCATGCCGCAGGTTGCCCGTCCATTTGTCCCATACGTGCATGCGCCGTCCAAAGAAACGCCATGTGATGTATCGGGTCTGATTCCAATTTTCCCATCCGCCCATTTTTTCCATGACTGCATCGGCAATTTCAATTGCTTTTGCGTCGGATTCCGACTGGTTGAATCCTTCGGCGGGGGGATTGGTTTCCGCCTGGGCCATTGTGCTTAGCAATACCGCGAGAATTGTCAATCGAGTAATCATATATTCTCCTTGTTCAATGCGTGTGGTGATTATTTCCGCTTGCTTGCGGTTTGGATAACGTCCTATATTGCGAACCCGTAATTTACGCAACGGGATACGATTGCGCCAGAAGTTAAACGAAAGGATACAAAAAAATATGAAAGTTTCGTCAAAGCACCCCAATATTGTTGTTATGTACGCGGATGATCTCGGTTTTGGAGATGTGAGTTGTTACGGTGCTACGGTACTCGATACGCCCAATATTGATCGTTTGGCTTCTGAGGGTGTGATGTTTTATCAGGGGTATGCTACGGCGGCGACGTGTACGCCTTCGCGCTATAGTCTGCTTACGGGATCTTATTCCTGGCGCAATGAACGCGCGCATATTTTGCCCGGGGATGCGCCGCTTATTATAGATCCGGGTACTGCTACGTTGCCTGCTGTTCTCAAGGAGGCGGGTTATACTACGGGTGTTGTTGGCAAGTGGCATCTGGGTATTGGCGAGGGGAATCAAAATTGGAATGAGCCGCTTCCGCTGACGCCTCTGGATATTGGGTTTGACTATTCTTATATCATGGCCGCGACCAATGATCGCGTGCCGTGTGTGTATCTGGATGGCAGAGATGTGGTGGGTCTCGATCCGTCTGACCCGATTGAGGTGGAGTACGATAAGAATAAGCCCTTTCCGGGGTTGCCGACAGGGAGAGACAATCCCGAGTTGCTGAAGATGATGTTCCACCACGGGCACGATATGAGTATTGTCAATGGCGTGAGTCGGATCGGGTATATGAGAGGGGGCGAGGCTGCGCTTTGGGTGGATGAAGATATGGCTGATGTGTTTTTGGATAAGGCTGTTTCATTTGTGGAGGATAACAAGGATAATCCTTTTTTCTTGTATTACGCGTTCCACCAACCCCATGTTCCGCGGTTGCCGCATCCCAGATTTGTAGGGCGCACTGGATTGGGTCCGCGCGGCGATGCGATTGCCGAGATGGATTGGTGTGTTGGCGAGTTGCTCGATGCGCTCGATCGGTGTGGTTTGAAAGAAGATACGATTGTGGTTTTTTCGAGTGATAACGGTCCGGTGTTGAATGATGGTTATTACGACGAGGCGGTTGAGTTGTGCGGCGATCATAGACCAGCAGGTCCGTTGCGCGGGGGCAAATACAGTATGTACGATGGGGGTACTCGCGTGCCTTTTATCGTTTCCTGGCCCGGTAATGTGGAGGCCGGGGAGTCTGATGCGCTGGTCAGTCAGGTCGATTTTCTCGCGTCTTTTGCTGCGCTTGCAGGTGTGTCGCTGGATGCGGATGCAGGTCCCGATAGCGTGGATGTGCTCGATGCTCTGTTGGGAAAAAGCGATGAGGGTCGGGCGGAGATTGTTCTGGAGGGTATTCAGGCGAAGACTATTTTGCGACAGGGGGACTGGGTGTTTATTCCGCCCCACCAGGGTCCGCCTGTGAATACGAATGTGAATATTGAGACTGGCAATTCTCCTGTTCCGCAACTTTATAATCTTTCGGGCGATATTGGGCAGATTGAGAATGTGGCGTCGGTCTATCCCGATGTTGCCGAGCGGATGGCGGATCGATTGCGAGCGATGAGGTCGGGGTGATATGAATAATTTGCGTAGTGAATACGATCAAAATGGCTATGTTATCGCACGTGAGGCGATTGATGCGGCGCTCGCAGAGGAGACGGTGCAACACGTCCACTGGCTTATTGAGCGGAATCCGGGCGTGCGTCCCGAGCGTTTGCATCACCATTTGCTCGCCCGCGATCCTTTTATGCACCGGCTCGTGGGTGATGAGCGTCTGGTAGATATTGCGGAACAGTTTCTCGGTCCCGATGTGGCGATGTTTGCCGCGCATTATATCGCCAAACCTCCAGGCGATGGTCAGGCTGTGCAGTGGCATCAAGATGGGTCTTATTGGCCCCTCGAGCCGATGGAGGTGACGACTTTGTGGGTGGCAGGGACGCCTTCGACGGTTGAGAATGGCTGTATGCGGGTGTTGCCGGGGACGCATGATAAGCATTTGCTCAAGCGTCGCGATCTCATTGATCTGGATCGAGAAAAGTACGTGCTCGGCGTGGGGATTCATCCCGATCAGATTGACGATTCCGATGCGGTTGACCTGGAGCTCAATGCGGGCGATGTTTCGATCCACAATCCGAATATTATCCACGGTTCCAATGCCAATACTTCGGATCAGTGGCGCGTTGGGCTTACGTTGCGGTATATTCCGACGAGTACATGGGTGAATAGAGAAGATCACGAGAATATTCTCGTGCGCGGCAAAGCCGATCCCGGTGTTGCAAATGTGTATGCAGCGCGCCCGCGGTATGTTCCGGGGGAGACTATGCCGTTTGGGGGCTGTGAGGAGTGGAAGAAATAGGAGATGAATCATGGGTGGTTTGACTGATGAGCAGGTTGCTTTTTATAAGGATGCAGGGTATTTGTTGATAGATGAATGTTTGCCCCCAGGGGCGTATCAGCCGCTTGTGGATGAGTTTGATGCGGTGATTGGACAGAAGGCCAGGGAAGCTTATGCCCTGGGGCAATTGGAGAGTCTTTTTGAGGACGCGCCTTTTGAGCGTCGATTGGCGCATTTGTGCGAGGCGCTGGAGACGGATAAGCGTTTTGTAGCTGAGATTTTGGGCAAGGCGCACAAGACTGCGGGTTTGTTTTTTTTGTTGACCCATCCAGCTATTCTGGATGTGGTAGAGTCGATTATTGGGCCGGAAATTCTGGTGCATCCGCAGTTTAATATCCGCGCAAAGATGCCCGGTGAGGAAGAGGTGTTGTGGCATCAGGATATCGCGTTTCTGGATCCGGAGGTGGAGGAGACGTTTATGGTCAATTTCTGGGTGCCGCTGGTGGATACGGATGTGGAGAATGGCTGTCTGGAGATTTTGGCGGGGAGTCATAAGCACGGTATTATTCCGCACGATCCGGCGGATTCGGAGAAGGAGATTCCCGAGGATCGGCTGCCGCCGGGCGATCGCGTTTTGTCCGTGCTGCCTGCCGGGGGCGCCGCGTTGATTCAGCACAAGACAATACATCGCTCGTTTCCCAATGCGTCCGATCACATTCGCTGGAGTCTGGATATTCGATATAGCGATTACAGGTTGCCAACCGGGCGCGAGGAGGTGCCCGGCTTTGTTGCGAGAAGCGCGATAGATCCGGGGCGGGTGGCAAGCGGTCATGAGGATTGGCTGCGGTTGATGGAGGAGGCTGGGAATTGAGAATTAGGAATTAAGAAGCGGTGTACAACTGGTCGCAGTTCATTGTCCTCGTCCCCAAATTTCTAATTTCTAATTGGGAAAGATACGCCATGAGATGGATACGTTGTGTCGCGGTGCTGCTCATCTGGTCGCACGCGGGTGGCACTGGAGCGCAGGATTTGCCTTTGAAGAGTACGGGCAACCTGCGTTTTTTTGTGGATTTGTCGGCTTTTCGAGGTCCTGAGGGATATACCCGACAGGAGGTGGCGCTGTTGCTGGATGCGAATCAGCTTCAACTGCGAGAACAGGCGGGTGAGTCCGTTGGGAAAATTTCTCTGGTTGCTGTGGTGCTGGATACGCTGGATAATCGGGTGGCACATCGAACATGGGTGCAGCAGGTTGCTGTACCGGAGCTGGATGTGGGGATTGGGGCACCGTTTAAGGATGTTGTTTTCTTTGATTTGAAGCCGGGTGCTTATCGGCTGATTGTGCAGATTAAGGATATTCATGCGGAGGAGAGTGGGCGTTGTACTGTGCCGCTTCAGATACCGGATTACGAGCGTCGTGCGGGGCTGGTGTTTAGCGATTTGCAATTGGCTTCTCATGTGGCGCGAAGCGGGGAAGTACATCGGTTTGTCAAGCAGGGCTGGAAGGTCGTGCCGAATATTACCCGAAATTATGTTATCGGAGAGCCGCTGCAGATTTATTTTGAGGTGTATAATCTGTCGTCGTCGGGAGAGAGTTTTATTATGGGGTACCGTCTGATTGATGCGGAGGAGGAGGTTGTGCGTACTTATCCGGCCAAGCGGTTCTTAAAGCCGGGAGAGAGTTGTGTGAGGGCAGAGGTTCTGGATACAGAGGGTTTGCGGGAGGGGACTTATGATCTTCAGGTGGAGGCGTTTGATGGGAGTAGTCGGCAGTATTTTCAGACGAGACGGCCCATTTTTCTGGTTTCAAAAGATTTGCCCGAGGGGCTTACTCAGGTACAGAGGGATTTGATCGGGTATTATGCAGATATCCGGTATATCGCCGATGAGAAGACGCGGCGGACTTATGACGCGCTGGAGAGTTGGACCGCCAGGCTGGCATTTTTGAAGGTGTTTTGGAAGCAGTTGGACGACGCGCCCGATACGCCGACCAATGAGCGTCTGTTGCAGCATTTGATGCGTATGCATTATGTAGAGACGCATTTTGGGGCTGGCGTAAGGGGATCGGATACGGACCGGGGACGGGTTTATATTCAGTATGGGCCGCCCGATGATATTGATTACCGGACTTCTGCGGCGGGTCAGAAACCTTCGGAGGTCTGGTTTTACGAGACCCATCGGCGCTACGAATTTGTGTTTAGAGATCGGCGAGGTACGGGGGTTTACGAGTTGGTTCATTCCTCTTATCCGGGGGAGATGTCCAATCCGTACTGGTGGCGGGAGTTTTAGTCGTCAAATGTCGGGTGGGGGTTCGCCGACTGTGGATTTGCCATTGCGGAGGAAGGGTTCGGCGTTGCCCCAGAGTTTGCTGCCGTCGGAGGATAGGATGGGTTCGCAGGAGTATTGGCCCAGGTACGCGCGGCGCAGTTTTGGGGTGGTGTTGGTGCTGCTGCTGTGAAAGACGATGCTGGAGAAGGCGACAATGCTGCCTGCGGGAACTTCTGCAATGAGGCCGGGGTCGCTGCCAAAGTAGCCGACTTTGTCGTTGCTGCCTTCTTCGACGATGTGGTGTACCCACGAGCGAATGCCGCTGCGGGAATAGGGCAGGAGATGGACGGTGCCGTTTTCTTCGCTCATGTCGTCGAGCGCACACCAGCAGGTGAGGTACGGTTTGTGGTCGGGATAACCGACATAGCCGGAGTCCTGATGCCACGAGAATTTCATGCCGGTTTCCGCGCCTTTGACGACGTATTGTTCCCAGAAGAGGTACGCGTTGTCACCGAGGGTGGCACGGCATATTTCGGCCATGAGTTCGCTGAAGAGGAAGGCGCGGAGTTTGGGTTGCTGGCGAAAGCAGTTGGAGACGAAGTAGCGTTTGTTGCGGTGGTTGATGCCGATGGTGTCCGTGCCCTGTTCGTCCATGCGCGCGTGCATGGAGTTGATGAAGGTCTGACATTCGTCGCGCAGGAGTTCGAGGTGGTGCTCGGGTATGACGGCTTCGAGGATGAAATAGCCTTCGTCTTTGTATTGTTGTTTTTGCGCTTCGGTGATGGTAATGGACATGGTGAACTCTACGATAGGACGTCGCGGACGCAGGGAAATTCGCGCCAGATGTCCTGGAAGCCTTCGTTGCCATTTTTGTCGCAGTCGATGTGGCGCAGACGCGCGATGGCGGCGTAGCGTATGTTGGGCGAGGCATTGGGGCCACCGGTGTGGATCATCTGATGGTGTGCGATGATGAGGTCGCCGGCGTTGCCGGTGACCATGTCCGGCCCTTCGGGCAGGTCAACGCGCGGGGTGCCGTTGGAGAGTGTTTCGAGGCCCTCGCATTTGAGGTAGTTTTCGAAGAAGCGATGAGAGCCAGGCCAGACGGTGAAGTTACCGCTGTAGGGTTCGGGTACGTCGGCCAGGTAGATGACGGCGAAGGCGGTGAATCCGCGGTGGTACACGCCTTTTGGCATGCCGTTTGTGCCGGTGCCCATGCCGTCGAGATGGCCGCGGGGTTCGGGTGGGACTTCGCCGATTACTGTGGGGAAGCGCGGGGCGACTTGCGCACCTCTGATGGGTTTTTGCAAGTTGCCTTCTCCCATGAGCGATTCGGCGATGGAGATGACCGGGCTGGCGTTGAAGAGGTTCATGATAACCGGGGCGCCATTCAAATCGCGACAGAATTGCGCTGCGCGATGTTTGGACATGTCTTCGCCATTTGGGCCCAGGGTGCCGATGGAGTGGTTGACGGCCTGACGCGCGGTATCGACCATGGCTTTTGATATGGCTCCGGGTATTTTGACGTAACCGCGGTCGTGAAATTCACGTATTTGTTCGGGTGTGAGTTGCATGACGTGGCTCCTTAATG
The DNA window shown above is from Gemmatimonadota bacterium and carries:
- a CDS encoding GWxTD domain-containing protein, producing the protein MRWIRCVAVLLIWSHAGGTGAQDLPLKSTGNLRFFVDLSAFRGPEGYTRQEVALLLDANQLQLREQAGESVGKISLVAVVLDTLDNRVAHRTWVQQVAVPELDVGIGAPFKDVVFFDLKPGAYRLIVQIKDIHAEESGRCTVPLQIPDYERRAGLVFSDLQLASHVARSGEVHRFVKQGWKVVPNITRNYVIGEPLQIYFEVYNLSSSGESFIMGYRLIDAEEEVVRTYPAKRFLKPGESCVRAEVLDTEGLREGTYDLQVEAFDGSSRQYFQTRRPIFLVSKDLPEGLTQVQRDLIGYYADIRYIADEKTRRTYDALESWTARLAFLKVFWKQLDDAPDTPTNERLLQHLMRMHYVETHFGAGVRGSDTDRGRVYIQYGPPDDIDYRTSAAGQKPSEVWFYETHRRYEFVFRDRRGTGVYELVHSSYPGEMSNPYWWREF
- a CDS encoding SRPBCC family protein, producing MARASVFVSSVLDASVDAVWKKIRDFNALPEWHPAIADSHIEGGEPSDSVGCIRNFNLHDGGNIREQLLTLSDVTFTCTYSILESPMPVEDYVATLSLTPITDGNRTYIQWTAEFGCPADEEEELVDFVGNGVFQGGFDSLKDILAG
- a CDS encoding phytanoyl-CoA dioxygenase family protein — its product is MNNLRSEYDQNGYVIAREAIDAALAEETVQHVHWLIERNPGVRPERLHHHLLARDPFMHRLVGDERLVDIAEQFLGPDVAMFAAHYIAKPPGDGQAVQWHQDGSYWPLEPMEVTTLWVAGTPSTVENGCMRVLPGTHDKHLLKRRDLIDLDREKYVLGVGIHPDQIDDSDAVDLELNAGDVSIHNPNIIHGSNANTSDQWRVGLTLRYIPTSTWVNREDHENILVRGKADPGVANVYAARPRYVPGETMPFGGCEEWKK
- a CDS encoding phytanoyl-CoA dioxygenase family protein translates to MQLTPEQIREFHDRGYVKIPGAISKAMVDTARQAVNHSIGTLGPNGEDMSKHRAAQFCRDLNGAPVIMNLFNASPVISIAESLMGEGNLQKPIRGAQVAPRFPTVIGEVPPEPRGHLDGMGTGTNGMPKGVYHRGFTAFAVIYLADVPEPYSGNFTVWPGSHRFFENYLKCEGLETLSNGTPRVDLPEGPDMVTGNAGDLIIAHHQMIHTGGPNASPNIRYAAIARLRHIDCDKNGNEGFQDIWREFPCVRDVLS
- a CDS encoding arylsulfatase produces the protein MKVSSKHPNIVVMYADDLGFGDVSCYGATVLDTPNIDRLASEGVMFYQGYATAATCTPSRYSLLTGSYSWRNERAHILPGDAPLIIDPGTATLPAVLKEAGYTTGVVGKWHLGIGEGNQNWNEPLPLTPLDIGFDYSYIMAATNDRVPCVYLDGRDVVGLDPSDPIEVEYDKNKPFPGLPTGRDNPELLKMMFHHGHDMSIVNGVSRIGYMRGGEAALWVDEDMADVFLDKAVSFVEDNKDNPFFLYYAFHQPHVPRLPHPRFVGRTGLGPRGDAIAEMDWCVGELLDALDRCGLKEDTIVVFSSDNGPVLNDGYYDEAVELCGDHRPAGPLRGGKYSMYDGGTRVPFIVSWPGNVEAGESDALVSQVDFLASFAALAGVSLDADAGPDSVDVLDALLGKSDEGRAEIVLEGIQAKTILRQGDWVFIPPHQGPPVNTNVNIETGNSPVPQLYNLSGDIGQIENVASVYPDVAERMADRLRAMRSG
- a CDS encoding 2OG-Fe(II) oxygenase, which codes for MGILNRGERAPDFVLPIMDGSQTRFYSRAGGRPTLLIFTGEERVLEGLERSEEVDVFVISPSEPVQVNGTVFIDSENAVGKAYGLDGVFAAFALDANLRVLSGIEDPNAFVQIYKAFESLPSHLALDVDVQAPVLLIPNVLTSDVCQALINVWATKGNIETGVESSQSGVRRDVIDYQNKKRRDHEVTDARLLRLLTSTVGRRVMPEVQRAFHYRATRFEGFKIACYDSESRGFFHAHRDNLSPSTAHRRFALTLNLNDDYTGGHLVFPEFGPHRYRPPAGDAIAFSSSFLHEVQPVTRGRRFTLLSFLFHEEQRR
- a CDS encoding phytanoyl-CoA dioxygenase family protein yields the protein MSITITEAQKQQYKDEGYFILEAVIPEHHLELLRDECQTFINSMHARMDEQGTDTIGINHRNKRYFVSNCFRQQPKLRAFLFSELMAEICRATLGDNAYLFWEQYVVKGAETGMKFSWHQDSGYVGYPDHKPYLTCWCALDDMSEENGTVHLLPYSRSGIRSWVHHIVEEGSNDKVGYFGSDPGLIAEVPAGSIVAFSSIVFHSSSTNTTPKLRRAYLGQYSCEPILSSDGSKLWGNAEPFLRNGKSTVGEPPPDI
- a CDS encoding M42 family metallopeptidase, translated to MELLKELCECSGVPGREERLREIVRRELEPIADELRVDGMGNLIMKKNASAGENPKKLMLAAHMDEIGFVVSHIDKQGLLRLVPLGGHDPRNMVAQRVTVAGIEKDHIGLLYPGVKPPHIQTEADRNKKLDVSDFVVDLYMSADDVKEEIEIGAMVTLQRDFVEIGNGVSCKAMDNRIAVYVMIEAVKRAESFAFETYPVATVQEEIGLRGATASAFGVNPDVGVALDITLAADIPGIPEHEQVTRLGEGAAIKIQDSSSISHPGLVAHMKTLAKKRDIKYQMEILPRGGTDAGGIQRIRAGVPVITLSIPTRYVHTSIELADKDDIEATIQLLAAFLEEGHRTDWDMV
- a CDS encoding phytanoyl-CoA dioxygenase family protein, with product MGGLTDEQVAFYKDAGYLLIDECLPPGAYQPLVDEFDAVIGQKAREAYALGQLESLFEDAPFERRLAHLCEALETDKRFVAEILGKAHKTAGLFFLLTHPAILDVVESIIGPEILVHPQFNIRAKMPGEEEVLWHQDIAFLDPEVEETFMVNFWVPLVDTDVENGCLEILAGSHKHGIIPHDPADSEKEIPEDRLPPGDRVLSVLPAGGAALIQHKTIHRSFPNASDHIRWSLDIRYSDYRLPTGREEVPGFVARSAIDPGRVASGHEDWLRLMEEAGN